In a genomic window of Sulfuriferula nivalis:
- the murG gene encoding undecaprenyldiphospho-muramoylpentapeptide beta-N-acetylglucosaminyltransferase: protein MKTRTLMVMAGGTGGHIYPGLAVAAAVRDAGWNVVWLGTQHGMETRIVPEHGYTMVNLSMGGVRGNGLLRKIKLPFTLLVAFAQALKALRKYQPDVVLGMGGYPSFPGGMMAVLLGKPLVVHEQNSIAGLTNRILACLADKIVVGFPAAFTNRQDKPIPCRKVTTNWLGNPVRNTIAAVPAKQAIPARPLRLLVVGGSLGATALNDIVPMALSLIPDTQRPEVIHQSGAKHVDKLRENYQAVAVNADVRDYIVDMAEVYNWCDLAITRAGALTVAELAAAGVPALLVPYPHAVDDHQTTNAQFLVAAGAAQLLPQADLSAVQLARTLQQLDSAQLLAMAQAAKSLAKPDATMAVAQLCMGLAQ from the coding sequence ATGAAAACTCGCACACTTATGGTTATGGCAGGCGGTACCGGCGGGCATATCTACCCTGGTCTGGCTGTCGCCGCTGCGGTGCGCGATGCGGGCTGGAATGTAGTATGGCTAGGTACTCAACATGGCATGGAAACACGTATTGTGCCTGAGCACGGTTACACCATGGTGAACTTATCCATGGGTGGTGTGCGTGGCAATGGCTTACTGCGCAAAATTAAATTGCCGTTTACTTTGTTGGTGGCCTTTGCACAGGCATTAAAAGCGTTACGTAAATACCAGCCGGATGTAGTGCTGGGCATGGGTGGCTACCCCAGCTTTCCTGGTGGCATGATGGCGGTGTTGCTGGGTAAACCTTTGGTAGTGCATGAGCAAAATTCAATTGCCGGACTAACTAATCGGATACTCGCGTGTCTGGCAGACAAGATTGTAGTGGGCTTTCCGGCAGCATTTACGAATCGCCAGGATAAGCCTATTCCATGTCGTAAAGTCACAACAAACTGGTTGGGTAATCCGGTGCGCAATACCATAGCGGCAGTACCAGCCAAGCAAGCTATACCAGCGCGACCTCTGCGCTTGCTGGTGGTGGGTGGCAGTCTGGGTGCGACTGCATTGAATGACATCGTGCCGATGGCATTGTCGTTGATACCCGATACGCAGAGACCTGAAGTTATTCATCAGTCGGGTGCCAAACATGTGGACAAGCTGCGTGAAAACTATCAGGCAGTGGCGGTGAATGCTGATGTACGTGATTACATCGTTGATATGGCTGAAGTCTATAATTGGTGCGATTTAGCGATTACCCGCGCAGGTGCATTAACGGTGGCGGAACTGGCAGCGGCGGGTGTGCCTGCGTTGCTCGTGCCTTACCCGCATGCAGTTGATGATCATCAGACCACGAATGCACAGTTTTTGGTGGCGGCAGGTGCGGCGCAACTATTACCACAAGCAGATTTGAGCGCGGTGCAGTTAGCCAGAACATTACAACAATTAGACAGTGCGCAGCTGTTGGCGATGGCGCAGGCAGCGAAATCGCTGGCCAAGCCTGATGCAACGATGGCAGTGGCACAACTGTGTATGGGGTTAGCGCAATGA
- the ftsW gene encoding putative lipid II flippase FtsW — protein MAESMTNRAASPRLRRHVEEFDYVLIWLTLALLSFGFVMVYSASIDIAEANKASGHNPWFFAQRHLMFLIIGGIAAYTVFQIPMMRWQKLAPWLFVGGLVLLALVLIPGLGRNVNGSQRWLPLGILNLQPSELMKLAAVLYAADYTVRKGALMHSVKQGFAPMLIAMLFTGALLLREPDFGAFVVIIAIAMSILFLGGLNLKIFGVLLVGLVVGFVGLIWSSPYRLQRIVGFMDPWADPYGKGYQLSHALIAFGRGQWTGLGLGGSVEKMFYLPEAHTDFLLAVIAEELGFVGVAFVIALFAALVLRAFQIGRTAAKLERHFCALTAMGIGVWLGVQACINIGVNVGLLPTKGLTLPFLSFGGSGIVANCMAIAILLRVDYETRSLQRGKKGT, from the coding sequence ATGGCTGAATCTATGACCAACAGAGCTGCTTCACCCAGATTACGTAGACACGTAGAGGAGTTTGACTACGTGCTGATCTGGCTGACCCTGGCTTTGTTGTCATTTGGTTTTGTGATGGTGTATTCGGCGTCTATAGATATTGCTGAAGCAAACAAGGCGAGTGGACATAACCCCTGGTTTTTTGCACAGCGCCATTTGATGTTTCTGATTATTGGCGGTATTGCTGCGTACACCGTATTTCAAATACCCATGATGCGCTGGCAGAAGCTTGCGCCATGGTTGTTTGTGGGTGGTCTGGTACTGCTGGCGCTAGTGTTGATACCCGGATTAGGTCGTAACGTAAATGGCAGTCAACGCTGGTTGCCACTAGGTATTCTGAATTTGCAGCCTTCGGAATTAATGAAGCTCGCAGCAGTTTTATATGCAGCCGACTATACGGTACGCAAGGGGGCGCTTATGCATAGTGTGAAACAGGGATTCGCACCCATGCTGATTGCGATGTTGTTTACCGGCGCATTGCTGCTACGTGAGCCTGACTTTGGTGCATTTGTGGTGATTATCGCGATTGCTATGTCGATTTTGTTTCTGGGTGGGCTGAACCTGAAGATATTCGGTGTGTTGTTGGTAGGGTTGGTAGTGGGATTCGTTGGCCTGATCTGGAGTTCACCATATCGTTTGCAACGCATCGTTGGGTTTATGGATCCGTGGGCTGATCCTTATGGCAAAGGGTATCAGCTATCACATGCACTTATAGCATTCGGACGCGGGCAATGGACTGGTTTAGGCCTGGGTGGCAGTGTGGAGAAAATGTTTTACCTGCCTGAGGCACACACAGACTTTTTGTTGGCTGTCATCGCGGAAGAGCTTGGTTTTGTAGGCGTCGCCTTCGTTATCGCATTATTTGCAGCATTGGTATTGCGAGCATTTCAGATCGGTCGTACAGCAGCAAAACTCGAACGCCATTTCTGCGCATTAACCGCTATGGGTATAGGTGTGTGGTTAGGTGTACAGGCGTGCATTAACATCGGCGTGAATGTTGGGTTGTTGCCAACTAAGGGATTAACCCTGCCATTCTTATCTTTTGGTGGTAGCGGCATAGTGGCAAATTGCATGGCGATAGCAATTTTATTGCGTGTGGATTATGAAACACGCAGTTTGCAGCGCGGCAAAAAGGGTACTTGA
- the murD gene encoding UDP-N-acetylmuramoyl-L-alanine--D-glutamate ligase: protein MNWYGDHVLILGLGNSGLAAARWLSHRGADLRVADSATELANLPALMAINPAIKVSAGEFLAEDFSWADRIIISPGVPVQQPLIQAAIERGVSVWSDVELFAQALPEKSQVIAITGSNGKSTVTTMVDAMCREAGKRTLMAGNIGLPVLDALEDHPETDIFVLELSSFQLETTYTLHPVAATVLNVSEDHLDRYAGMDDYAETKARIFKAGGVQVLNREDRRSMAMATHDVVTFGLDASEQDNEYGIRDGYLCRGHHQLMAVKDLPLAGLHNAANALAAWALCAAAGLPDAPLAKAMGEFKGLPHRVEWVAKVGGVDFYDDSKGTNVGATEAALNGMDKPVVLIVGGEGKGQDFTPLAAAVKKSARAVVQIGRDGELIAQAIASAGVPILRAESMEQAVSLAYAQAQAGDAVLLSPACASFDMFKNYAHRAEVFVAAVNNLSEVSHG from the coding sequence CCAGCATTAATGGCGATCAATCCAGCGATTAAAGTAAGCGCAGGCGAGTTCCTGGCGGAAGATTTTTCCTGGGCTGATCGCATCATTATCAGTCCTGGTGTACCTGTGCAGCAGCCCTTGATACAGGCGGCAATCGAGCGTGGTGTGTCGGTGTGGAGTGATGTGGAACTGTTTGCGCAAGCGCTACCGGAGAAATCACAAGTGATTGCGATTACCGGATCAAATGGCAAGAGCACAGTGACTACGATGGTCGATGCGATGTGTCGTGAGGCGGGCAAACGTACCTTGATGGCGGGCAACATCGGCTTACCTGTACTGGATGCATTGGAAGATCATCCTGAAACGGATATTTTCGTGTTGGAGCTGTCCAGTTTTCAGTTGGAAACGACTTATACCTTGCATCCAGTTGCAGCGACTGTATTGAACGTAAGCGAAGACCATCTGGATCGCTATGCCGGCATGGACGACTATGCCGAAACCAAGGCGCGGATTTTTAAGGCCGGTGGTGTGCAGGTATTGAATCGTGAAGATCGGCGCAGTATGGCAATGGCAACGCATGACGTGGTGACATTCGGGCTGGATGCGAGCGAACAGGATAATGAATACGGTATCCGTGACGGTTATTTGTGTCGTGGTCATCATCAGTTAATGGCGGTGAAAGATCTGCCACTGGCTGGTTTGCATAACGCCGCGAATGCGCTGGCAGCATGGGCATTATGCGCAGCAGCAGGGTTGCCAGATGCGCCCTTAGCTAAGGCGATGGGTGAATTCAAGGGCTTGCCACACCGGGTGGAATGGGTAGCAAAAGTCGGTGGCGTAGATTTCTATGATGATTCCAAAGGTACCAATGTCGGTGCAACAGAGGCTGCATTAAACGGTATGGATAAGCCTGTGGTGCTGATAGTCGGTGGTGAAGGCAAGGGGCAGGATTTTACCCCGTTGGCAGCTGCTGTAAAAAAATCAGCACGTGCAGTCGTGCAAATTGGGCGGGATGGTGAGTTGATTGCGCAGGCAATAGCATCAGCTGGTGTGCCCATATTGCGTGCAGAAAGTATGGAGCAGGCAGTAAGCCTTGCTTATGCGCAAGCGCAAGCAGGTGATGCAGTATTGCTATCTCCAGCATGCGCCAGTTTTGATATGTTCAAGAATTATGCGCACCGTGCTGAAGTATTTGTTGCAGCTGTAAATAATCTCTCCGAGGTGTCACATGGCTGA